One segment of Eschrichtius robustus isolate mEscRob2 chromosome 3, mEscRob2.pri, whole genome shotgun sequence DNA contains the following:
- the HAO2 gene encoding 2-Hydroxyacid oxidase 2 isoform X2 — protein MPLVCLTDFEAHAREQLSKSTWDFIEGGADDCLTRDDNIAAFKKIRLRPRYLKDVSKVDMRTTIQGEEISTPICIAPTGFHCLAWPDGEMSTARAAQAAGICYITSTYASCSLEDIVATAPGGLRWFQLYVHPNRQLNKQLIQKVESLGFKALVITVDAPKIGNRRHNITNQVNLMKNLLLKDLGSPEKGNLTPYLQMSPIDSSICWDDLSWFQSITQLPIILKGILTKEDAELAVKHNVHGIIVSNHGGRQLDEVPASVDALTEVVAAVKGKIEVYLDGGVRTGNDVLKALALGAKCVFLGRPILWGLAYKGEHGVEEVLNILKNEFHTSMTLTDTSCVLKPYHDGDEGQVYPLHTK, from the exons ATGCCTCTGGTGTGTTTGACAGACTTTGAGGCCCATGCACGGGAGCAGCTGTCTAAGTCAACCTGGGATTTCATTGAAGGCGGAGCTGATGACTGCCTCACGCGGGATGACAACATCGCAGCATTTAAAAA AATCCGCCTCCGTCCCCGGTACCTGAAAGATGTGTCAAAGGTGGACATGCGGACCACAATCCAAGGGGAGGAGATCAGCACCCCCATTTGCATCGCACCCACGGGTTTCCACTGCCTTGCCTGGCCTGATGGAGAAATGAGCACAGCCAGAG CTGCGCAAGCAGCCGGTATCTGCTACATCACCAGCACATATGCCAGCTGTAGCCTGGAAGACATTGTTGCCACTGCCCCCGGGGGCCTGCGATGGTTCCAACTGTATGTGCACCCAAACAGGCAACTAAACAAGCAGCTGATCCAAAAGGTAGAATCCCTGGGTTTCAAAGCTCTGGTAATCACTGTGGATGCACCCAAAATTGGCAACAGACGACACAACATTACAAACCAAGTGAACTTGATGAAGAACTTACTGCTAAAAGATCTCGGATCACCTGAGAAG GGAAATTTAACGCCTTATCTCCAGATGTCCCCCATTGACTCATCCATCTGCTGGGATGATCTCTCCTGGTTTCAGAGTATTACTCAATTGCCCATCATCCTTAAGGGGATCTTGACAAAAGAGGATGCAGAGTTAGCTGTGAAGCACAATGTCCATGGCATCATTGTCTCCAACCATGGTGGGAGGCAGCTTGATGAGGTTCCTGCTTCT GTCGATGCCTTGACGGAAGTGGTAGCTGCTGTGAAAGGGAAGATCGAAGTGTACCTGGATGGTGGCGTCCGAACCGGCAATGATGTGCTGAAAGCTCTGGCCCTCGGGGCTAAATGCGTTTTTCTGGGGAGACCCATCCTATGGGGTCTTGCCTACAAG GGTGAACATGGTGTTGAGGAagttttgaacattttaaaaaatgaattccacACTTCCATGACCCTGACAG ATACTTCCTGTGTCCTGAAGCCTTATCACGACGGAGATGAAGGTCAAGTGTATCCACTGCACACAAAGTGA
- the HAO2 gene encoding 2-Hydroxyacid oxidase 2 isoform X1, whose protein sequence is MPLVCLTDFEAHAREQLSKSTWDFIEGGADDCLTRDDNIAAFKKIRLRPRYLKDVSKVDMRTTIQGEEISTPICIAPTGFHCLAWPDGEMSTARAAQAAGICYITSTYASCSLEDIVATAPGGLRWFQLYVHPNRQLNKQLIQKVESLGFKALVITVDAPKIGNRRHNITNQVNLMKNLLLKDLGSPEKGNLTPYLQMSPIDSSICWDDLSWFQSITQLPIILKGILTKEDAELAVKHNVHGIIVSNHGGRQLDEVPASVDALTEVVAAVKGKIEVYLDGGVRTGNDVLKALALGAKCVFLGRPILWGLAYKGEHGVEEVLNILKNEFHTSMTLTDGNQLQCERQTRQTPMRPPLTPQF, encoded by the exons ATGCCTCTGGTGTGTTTGACAGACTTTGAGGCCCATGCACGGGAGCAGCTGTCTAAGTCAACCTGGGATTTCATTGAAGGCGGAGCTGATGACTGCCTCACGCGGGATGACAACATCGCAGCATTTAAAAA AATCCGCCTCCGTCCCCGGTACCTGAAAGATGTGTCAAAGGTGGACATGCGGACCACAATCCAAGGGGAGGAGATCAGCACCCCCATTTGCATCGCACCCACGGGTTTCCACTGCCTTGCCTGGCCTGATGGAGAAATGAGCACAGCCAGAG CTGCGCAAGCAGCCGGTATCTGCTACATCACCAGCACATATGCCAGCTGTAGCCTGGAAGACATTGTTGCCACTGCCCCCGGGGGCCTGCGATGGTTCCAACTGTATGTGCACCCAAACAGGCAACTAAACAAGCAGCTGATCCAAAAGGTAGAATCCCTGGGTTTCAAAGCTCTGGTAATCACTGTGGATGCACCCAAAATTGGCAACAGACGACACAACATTACAAACCAAGTGAACTTGATGAAGAACTTACTGCTAAAAGATCTCGGATCACCTGAGAAG GGAAATTTAACGCCTTATCTCCAGATGTCCCCCATTGACTCATCCATCTGCTGGGATGATCTCTCCTGGTTTCAGAGTATTACTCAATTGCCCATCATCCTTAAGGGGATCTTGACAAAAGAGGATGCAGAGTTAGCTGTGAAGCACAATGTCCATGGCATCATTGTCTCCAACCATGGTGGGAGGCAGCTTGATGAGGTTCCTGCTTCT GTCGATGCCTTGACGGAAGTGGTAGCTGCTGTGAAAGGGAAGATCGAAGTGTACCTGGATGGTGGCGTCCGAACCGGCAATGATGTGCTGAAAGCTCTGGCCCTCGGGGCTAAATGCGTTTTTCTGGGGAGACCCATCCTATGGGGTCTTGCCTACAAG GGTGAACATGGTGTTGAGGAagttttgaacattttaaaaaatgaattccacACTTCCATGACCCTGACAG ATGGTAATCAATTGCAATGTGAGAGACAGACAAGACAAACCCCAATGAGACCTCCACTCACACCTCAATTCTAA
- the HAO2 gene encoding 2-Hydroxyacid oxidase 2 isoform X3 gives MPLVCLTDFEAHAREQLSKSTWDFIEGGADDCLTRDDNIAAFKKIRLRPRYLKDVSKVDMRTTIQGEEISTPICIAPTGFHCLAWPDGEMSTARAAQAAGICYITSTYASCSLEDIVATAPGGLRWFQLYVHPNRQLNKQLIQKVESLGFKALVITVDAPKIGNRRHNITNQVNLMKNLLLKDLGSPEKGNLTPYLQMSPIDSSICWDDLSWFQSITQLPIILKGILTKEDAELAVKHNVHGIIVSNHGGRQLDEVPASVDALTEVVAAVKGKIEVYLDGGVRTGNDVLKALALGAKCVFLGRPILWGLAYKGEHGVEEVLNILKNEFHTSMTLTGCRLVAEISRDLIQFSRL, from the exons ATGCCTCTGGTGTGTTTGACAGACTTTGAGGCCCATGCACGGGAGCAGCTGTCTAAGTCAACCTGGGATTTCATTGAAGGCGGAGCTGATGACTGCCTCACGCGGGATGACAACATCGCAGCATTTAAAAA AATCCGCCTCCGTCCCCGGTACCTGAAAGATGTGTCAAAGGTGGACATGCGGACCACAATCCAAGGGGAGGAGATCAGCACCCCCATTTGCATCGCACCCACGGGTTTCCACTGCCTTGCCTGGCCTGATGGAGAAATGAGCACAGCCAGAG CTGCGCAAGCAGCCGGTATCTGCTACATCACCAGCACATATGCCAGCTGTAGCCTGGAAGACATTGTTGCCACTGCCCCCGGGGGCCTGCGATGGTTCCAACTGTATGTGCACCCAAACAGGCAACTAAACAAGCAGCTGATCCAAAAGGTAGAATCCCTGGGTTTCAAAGCTCTGGTAATCACTGTGGATGCACCCAAAATTGGCAACAGACGACACAACATTACAAACCAAGTGAACTTGATGAAGAACTTACTGCTAAAAGATCTCGGATCACCTGAGAAG GGAAATTTAACGCCTTATCTCCAGATGTCCCCCATTGACTCATCCATCTGCTGGGATGATCTCTCCTGGTTTCAGAGTATTACTCAATTGCCCATCATCCTTAAGGGGATCTTGACAAAAGAGGATGCAGAGTTAGCTGTGAAGCACAATGTCCATGGCATCATTGTCTCCAACCATGGTGGGAGGCAGCTTGATGAGGTTCCTGCTTCT GTCGATGCCTTGACGGAAGTGGTAGCTGCTGTGAAAGGGAAGATCGAAGTGTACCTGGATGGTGGCGTCCGAACCGGCAATGATGTGCTGAAAGCTCTGGCCCTCGGGGCTAAATGCGTTTTTCTGGGGAGACCCATCCTATGGGGTCTTGCCTACAAG GGTGAACATGGTGTTGAGGAagttttgaacattttaaaaaatgaattccacACTTCCATGACCCTGACAG GCTGCCGGTTGGTTGCCGAGATCAGTCGGGACCTGATCCAGTTCTCCAGGTTGTAG
- the HAO2 gene encoding 2-Hydroxyacid oxidase 2 isoform X5, whose product MHGSSCLSQPGISLKAELMTASRGMTTSQHLKTAQAAGICYITSTYASCSLEDIVATAPGGLRWFQLYVHPNRQLNKQLIQKVESLGFKALVITVDAPKIGNRRHNITNQVNLMKNLLLKDLGSPEKGNLTPYLQMSPIDSSICWDDLSWFQSITQLPIILKGILTKEDAELAVKHNVHGIIVSNHGGRQLDEVPASVDALTEVVAAVKGKIEVYLDGGVRTGNDVLKALALGAKCVFLGRPILWGLAYKGEHGVEEVLNILKNEFHTSMTLTDGNQLQCERQTRQTPMRPPLTPQF is encoded by the exons ATGCACGGGAGCAGCTGTCTAAGTCAACCTGGGATTTCATTGAAGGCGGAGCTGATGACTGCCTCACGCGGGATGACAACATCGCAGCATTTAAAAA CTGCGCAAGCAGCCGGTATCTGCTACATCACCAGCACATATGCCAGCTGTAGCCTGGAAGACATTGTTGCCACTGCCCCCGGGGGCCTGCGATGGTTCCAACTGTATGTGCACCCAAACAGGCAACTAAACAAGCAGCTGATCCAAAAGGTAGAATCCCTGGGTTTCAAAGCTCTGGTAATCACTGTGGATGCACCCAAAATTGGCAACAGACGACACAACATTACAAACCAAGTGAACTTGATGAAGAACTTACTGCTAAAAGATCTCGGATCACCTGAGAAG GGAAATTTAACGCCTTATCTCCAGATGTCCCCCATTGACTCATCCATCTGCTGGGATGATCTCTCCTGGTTTCAGAGTATTACTCAATTGCCCATCATCCTTAAGGGGATCTTGACAAAAGAGGATGCAGAGTTAGCTGTGAAGCACAATGTCCATGGCATCATTGTCTCCAACCATGGTGGGAGGCAGCTTGATGAGGTTCCTGCTTCT GTCGATGCCTTGACGGAAGTGGTAGCTGCTGTGAAAGGGAAGATCGAAGTGTACCTGGATGGTGGCGTCCGAACCGGCAATGATGTGCTGAAAGCTCTGGCCCTCGGGGCTAAATGCGTTTTTCTGGGGAGACCCATCCTATGGGGTCTTGCCTACAAG GGTGAACATGGTGTTGAGGAagttttgaacattttaaaaaatgaattccacACTTCCATGACCCTGACAG ATGGTAATCAATTGCAATGTGAGAGACAGACAAGACAAACCCCAATGAGACCTCCACTCACACCTCAATTCTAA
- the HAO2 gene encoding 2-Hydroxyacid oxidase 2 isoform X4, which produces MRTTIQGEEISTPICIAPTGFHCLAWPDGEMSTARAAQAAGICYITSTYASCSLEDIVATAPGGLRWFQLYVHPNRQLNKQLIQKVESLGFKALVITVDAPKIGNRRHNITNQVNLMKNLLLKDLGSPEKGNLTPYLQMSPIDSSICWDDLSWFQSITQLPIILKGILTKEDAELAVKHNVHGIIVSNHGGRQLDEVPASVDALTEVVAAVKGKIEVYLDGGVRTGNDVLKALALGAKCVFLGRPILWGLAYKGEHGVEEVLNILKNEFHTSMTLTDGNQLQCERQTRQTPMRPPLTPQF; this is translated from the exons ATGCGGACCACAATCCAAGGGGAGGAGATCAGCACCCCCATTTGCATCGCACCCACGGGTTTCCACTGCCTTGCCTGGCCTGATGGAGAAATGAGCACAGCCAGAG CTGCGCAAGCAGCCGGTATCTGCTACATCACCAGCACATATGCCAGCTGTAGCCTGGAAGACATTGTTGCCACTGCCCCCGGGGGCCTGCGATGGTTCCAACTGTATGTGCACCCAAACAGGCAACTAAACAAGCAGCTGATCCAAAAGGTAGAATCCCTGGGTTTCAAAGCTCTGGTAATCACTGTGGATGCACCCAAAATTGGCAACAGACGACACAACATTACAAACCAAGTGAACTTGATGAAGAACTTACTGCTAAAAGATCTCGGATCACCTGAGAAG GGAAATTTAACGCCTTATCTCCAGATGTCCCCCATTGACTCATCCATCTGCTGGGATGATCTCTCCTGGTTTCAGAGTATTACTCAATTGCCCATCATCCTTAAGGGGATCTTGACAAAAGAGGATGCAGAGTTAGCTGTGAAGCACAATGTCCATGGCATCATTGTCTCCAACCATGGTGGGAGGCAGCTTGATGAGGTTCCTGCTTCT GTCGATGCCTTGACGGAAGTGGTAGCTGCTGTGAAAGGGAAGATCGAAGTGTACCTGGATGGTGGCGTCCGAACCGGCAATGATGTGCTGAAAGCTCTGGCCCTCGGGGCTAAATGCGTTTTTCTGGGGAGACCCATCCTATGGGGTCTTGCCTACAAG GGTGAACATGGTGTTGAGGAagttttgaacattttaaaaaatgaattccacACTTCCATGACCCTGACAG ATGGTAATCAATTGCAATGTGAGAGACAGACAAGACAAACCCCAATGAGACCTCCACTCACACCTCAATTCTAA